In a genomic window of Roseiflexus castenholzii DSM 13941:
- the chrA gene encoding chromate efflux transporter → MVQEETRPLAVSRGSVAEVLAAFARLGVTSFGGPIAHLGYFREEFVVRRRWLDDRTYADLVALCQFLPGPASSQVSVALGIMRAGLPGGVAAWLGFTLPSALLMIAAAYGVVWLGADTAALRGLKVVAVAVVAQAVWGMARTLCPDRIRATIAILAAVALLVWSNALAQIVIIVAGGVVGWRLLRCGAPLAAPLALPSFDRRLAIGCWIVFFGLLVALPLARAAFPFHALALFDSFYRAGALVFGGGHVVLPLLRAEVTPPGWVGDAQFIAGYGMAQAVPGPLFTFAAYLGAVQTSPLNGWAGGMLALLAIFLPAWLLVIGALPFWDWLRSREEAQAALRGVNAVVVGILLATLYTPVMTGAIMTPRDAALALGCFGMLTLWKWPPWLVVVVAAGVGWRVGG, encoded by the coding sequence GTGGTGCAAGAAGAAACTCGACCGCTCGCAGTGTCGCGTGGCTCGGTCGCCGAAGTGCTCGCGGCATTTGCGCGCCTGGGAGTGACATCGTTCGGCGGCCCGATTGCGCATCTGGGGTATTTTCGGGAAGAGTTCGTCGTTCGGCGGCGCTGGCTCGATGATCGCACCTATGCCGATCTGGTGGCGCTCTGTCAGTTTCTGCCGGGTCCGGCGAGTAGCCAGGTCAGTGTCGCGCTTGGCATCATGCGCGCCGGTCTGCCGGGTGGCGTGGCGGCATGGCTGGGGTTTACCCTTCCGTCAGCGCTGTTGATGATTGCAGCGGCATATGGCGTTGTGTGGCTCGGCGCAGATACGGCGGCGTTGCGCGGGCTGAAGGTTGTTGCAGTGGCGGTTGTGGCGCAGGCGGTGTGGGGTATGGCGCGCACTCTCTGCCCCGACCGCATACGCGCAACGATAGCGATCCTTGCGGCGGTGGCGTTGCTTGTCTGGAGCAATGCGCTGGCGCAGATCGTTATCATTGTCGCTGGCGGAGTTGTTGGTTGGCGGTTGTTACGGTGCGGCGCGCCGCTGGCGGCGCCGCTGGCGTTGCCGTCGTTTGATCGCCGCCTGGCGATTGGGTGCTGGATCGTCTTCTTCGGGCTGCTCGTTGCGCTGCCGCTGGCGCGCGCGGCGTTCCCGTTCCACGCGCTCGCGCTCTTCGATAGTTTCTATCGCGCCGGCGCGCTGGTCTTCGGCGGCGGGCATGTGGTTCTGCCGTTGCTCCGCGCCGAGGTGACGCCGCCAGGGTGGGTCGGTGATGCGCAGTTCATCGCTGGCTACGGCATGGCGCAGGCTGTGCCCGGTCCGCTATTCACGTTTGCGGCATACCTGGGGGCTGTTCAGACATCACCGCTCAACGGTTGGGCAGGGGGCATGCTGGCGCTGCTGGCGATCTTTCTGCCCGCGTGGTTGCTGGTCATCGGTGCGCTGCCGTTCTGGGATTGGCTGCGCTCCCGAGAAGAAGCGCAGGCAGCGCTGCGCGGCGTCAACGCCGTGGTCGTTGGCATTCTCCTTGCTACCCTCTATACGCCGGTCATGACCGGTGCTATCATGACGCCGCGTGATGCAGCCCTCGCGCTGGGATGCTTCGGGATGCTGACGCTGTGGAAATGGCCGCCGTGGCTGGTTGTCGTTGTTGCTGCGGGGGTTGGTTGGAGGGTAGGGGGTTAG
- a CDS encoding SH3 domain-containing protein, with protein sequence MGLGPLFGKDKDKTEEEKSEQQKIGETIKNLSDRIYELQKQLNQRTSEIDQLTMQLAEAQKQAEAARGAASAERLTVAATQEALHDANARVRELEAQIGQLAKEKAAMEEQAKSASAAVAELAGSKPGLAVGATAWVQKAGGKNLRRRSAPGLHSQVHDGLAPGTQLTLLEGPVAADGYHWWRIRAADGREGWVAGEELVTAPE encoded by the coding sequence ATGGGTCTCGGTCCGTTGTTCGGCAAAGATAAGGATAAGACGGAAGAGGAGAAATCGGAGCAGCAGAAGATCGGCGAGACGATCAAGAACCTGAGTGATCGTATCTACGAACTTCAGAAGCAACTCAATCAGCGCACCTCCGAAATCGATCAGTTGACTATGCAACTGGCTGAGGCTCAGAAGCAGGCGGAAGCCGCCAGAGGCGCCGCAAGCGCAGAACGATTGACGGTCGCTGCAACGCAGGAGGCGCTGCACGATGCCAACGCGCGCGTGCGCGAACTCGAAGCGCAGATCGGCCAACTGGCGAAGGAAAAGGCTGCGATGGAAGAGCAGGCGAAGAGCGCCAGCGCTGCCGTCGCAGAACTGGCTGGCAGCAAACCGGGTCTGGCAGTCGGTGCAACCGCCTGGGTGCAGAAGGCGGGCGGCAAGAATCTGCGACGCCGCAGCGCCCCCGGTCTTCACTCGCAGGTGCACGACGGTCTGGCGCCGGGCACGCAACTCACGCTGCTCGAAGGTCCTGTCGCCGCCGACGGGTATCACTGGTGGCGCATCCGCGCTGCCGATGGCCGCGAAGGATGGGTGGCCGGCGAGGAATTGGTGACTGCGCCTGAGTGA
- a CDS encoding Asp-tRNA(Asn)/Glu-tRNA(Gln) amidotransferase GatCAB subunit A, whose protein sequence is MSDLFRLTIEDAADLLARREISAVELTSAHLDRIATHDTRLNSFITVTADHALAQARAADNELARGARRSPLHGIPIALKDLYDTAGVRTTAGATFFAERMPDVDARAVTLLYQAGAVLLGKLNMHEWALGVTNINPHYGPSRNPWDTSRITGGSSGGAAAALAAGLCMGALGSDTGGSIRIPASLCGIVGFKPTFGRVSLQGVVPLSWNLDHAGPMARTVTDAALLLQAIAGYDPDDPVSVAAPVDDLLASIDAGVGGWRIALADDAHFGNADAEVLASVHRAAGVFEELGARVERVDLGRGQDAAQMNALMTTSDAAAFHRDRLRAHPEQFGADVRMRLERGAAFTSTEYILARRFQSEWRRQLERLFEQFDVLLTPTTPITALPIEGLDSVEAARQLTRCTAPFNLAGLPALSAPCGMSAAGLPIGLQIVAAPWREAHVLRAGKAFERATSWHRQTPPGW, encoded by the coding sequence ATGTCCGACCTCTTTCGGCTCACTATTGAAGACGCCGCCGACCTGCTGGCGCGCCGTGAGATTTCGGCGGTCGAGTTGACCAGCGCGCACCTGGATCGCATTGCGACCCACGATACGCGCCTCAACAGTTTTATTACGGTCACTGCCGACCACGCGCTGGCACAGGCGCGCGCTGCCGATAACGAACTGGCGCGTGGCGCGCGCCGCAGTCCGCTGCACGGCATTCCGATTGCGCTGAAAGACCTGTACGATACCGCAGGCGTTCGCACCACCGCCGGTGCGACCTTCTTTGCCGAGCGTATGCCGGACGTGGATGCGCGCGCGGTAACTCTGCTGTACCAGGCAGGCGCGGTGTTGCTCGGTAAACTGAACATGCACGAATGGGCATTAGGCGTCACGAATATTAATCCGCACTATGGTCCTTCGCGCAACCCCTGGGATACCTCGCGCATCACCGGCGGTTCTTCGGGTGGCGCGGCGGCGGCGCTGGCGGCCGGTCTGTGCATGGGGGCGCTAGGGAGTGATACTGGCGGCAGCATCCGCATCCCGGCATCCCTCTGCGGTATCGTCGGGTTCAAACCGACCTTTGGACGGGTCAGCCTGCAAGGTGTTGTGCCATTGAGCTGGAACCTCGACCACGCCGGTCCAATGGCGCGCACCGTGACCGATGCTGCGCTCCTGTTGCAGGCGATTGCCGGGTACGACCCGGACGATCCGGTGAGCGTCGCCGCGCCGGTGGATGATCTGCTTGCCAGCATCGATGCAGGCGTGGGCGGATGGCGCATCGCGCTGGCGGACGATGCCCATTTCGGCAATGCCGACGCAGAGGTTCTGGCATCTGTTCATCGGGCTGCCGGCGTGTTCGAGGAGTTGGGTGCGCGCGTCGAACGTGTCGATCTCGGTCGTGGACAGGACGCAGCGCAAATGAATGCGTTGATGACCACCAGTGATGCTGCGGCGTTTCACCGTGACCGGTTGCGCGCGCATCCAGAGCAGTTTGGCGCAGATGTGCGGATGCGCCTGGAACGCGGTGCAGCCTTTACCTCCACCGAGTATATTCTGGCGCGCCGCTTTCAGAGCGAGTGGCGGCGCCAACTGGAACGCCTCTTCGAGCAGTTCGATGTGTTGTTGACACCTACAACACCGATTACGGCGCTCCCTATCGAAGGACTGGATTCGGTCGAAGCAGCCCGTCAGTTGACCCGCTGCACAGCGCCTTTTAACCTTGCCGGTCTGCCGGCGCTATCGGCGCCGTGTGGTATGAGCGCCGCCGGTTTGCCGATCGGGTTGCAGATCGTTGCAGCGCCGTGGCGTGAAGCGCATGTGCTGCGCGCGGGCAAGGCGTTCGAGCGTGCCACCTCATGGCATCGCCAGACGCCGCCGGGATGGTGA
- a CDS encoding choice-of-anchor Q domain-containing protein translates to MKHLSSLVRWLTIVGICFIWTATPVRAASVVGDGTPASCTEAALRAAVAGGGLVTFNCGPQPVTITLSRQLELRQNTEIDGGGPQQGGRVTLSGGGRTRIIWLYDATLTIRNLTLIDGRSVEGGAIRSAGLNSQVFIYNSIFRNNDSTAGTDEEGGGAISMHFGKLHIEDSLFEQNRGINGGAIYNLRCPITVLRSTFRNNDSSIGGVVANFGFGGAIYNDGAGQQGAGGQIIIRDSIFAGNKARNFGGAVYSYLYYPDRSEVERSFFADNIVYLNSNNRASGGALMHHNGPLTLRDSTFVNNRSEDAGGAIVIAQSVFHSGWNRSTLTNLTVVGNRADAQNADKGGGGGLYFNGGQATVINVTVAYNYADRLGGGIYNTSSNGADVELRNVIIAGNRLGSAHDSVQCFGAFRGSRNLQSPEGRDCISGITRTDPRLEAAVADHGGPLPTLALLAGSPAIDAGADCPSFDQRGAARVGACDLGAFEYGGTAPVNRLDPPTLVGLSSKNGGPLVHLSFNPVAGAVWYEAEAQRDDGATWVLTVANNTILLDRGRYAVRLRACNDLVCSAFGNSVSVEVTTAPFTSFAPLVAR, encoded by the coding sequence ATGAAACATCTATCATCTCTGGTGCGTTGGCTGACTATTGTCGGCATCTGTTTCATCTGGACAGCGACACCGGTTCGCGCCGCCAGCGTGGTTGGCGACGGCACGCCGGCGAGTTGCACCGAAGCTGCGCTTCGTGCCGCTGTCGCCGGCGGCGGGTTGGTTACGTTCAACTGCGGTCCTCAACCCGTGACGATCACTCTCTCACGTCAATTGGAATTGCGCCAGAATACCGAGATCGATGGCGGCGGTCCGCAGCAAGGCGGCCGGGTGACGCTGAGCGGCGGCGGGCGCACCCGCATTATCTGGCTCTACGACGCAACGCTGACAATCCGCAATCTGACTCTGATTGATGGCCGGAGTGTTGAGGGTGGGGCGATTCGTTCCGCCGGTCTGAACTCACAGGTCTTTATCTACAACAGCATCTTTCGCAATAACGATAGCACTGCTGGTACTGATGAAGAAGGCGGTGGCGCCATTTCCATGCATTTTGGCAAACTCCACATTGAAGATAGCCTCTTCGAGCAGAATCGCGGCATCAATGGCGGCGCCATCTACAATTTGCGGTGTCCGATCACGGTCTTGCGTTCGACATTCCGTAACAACGATAGTTCAATTGGCGGGGTTGTGGCTAATTTCGGCTTCGGCGGCGCGATCTACAATGATGGCGCCGGTCAACAAGGCGCAGGCGGGCAGATTATTATCCGTGATAGTATTTTTGCCGGGAACAAAGCGCGCAATTTTGGCGGCGCAGTCTACTCATACCTCTACTACCCCGATCGCTCTGAAGTCGAGCGTAGTTTTTTTGCCGACAACATTGTCTATCTCAACAGTAATAATCGGGCAAGCGGCGGCGCTTTGATGCATCACAATGGTCCGCTCACCCTGCGCGACTCGACGTTTGTCAACAACCGTTCGGAAGATGCCGGCGGGGCGATTGTGATCGCGCAGAGCGTCTTCCATTCCGGCTGGAACCGCTCGACGCTGACCAATCTCACGGTGGTTGGTAATCGCGCCGATGCGCAAAACGCCGATAAAGGCGGCGGCGGCGGTCTCTATTTCAATGGCGGGCAGGCTACGGTCATAAATGTTACCGTTGCGTATAATTACGCCGATCGGCTCGGCGGCGGCATCTACAATACGTCCAGCAATGGCGCCGATGTCGAGTTGCGGAATGTGATCATCGCCGGTAATCGACTCGGGAGCGCCCACGACTCGGTGCAGTGTTTCGGCGCGTTTCGCGGCAGCCGCAATCTGCAAAGTCCCGAAGGCCGCGACTGCATAAGTGGTATCACGAGGACCGATCCGCGGCTCGAGGCGGCTGTCGCTGACCATGGCGGCCCGTTGCCAACCCTTGCGTTACTCGCCGGCAGCCCGGCAATCGATGCCGGCGCCGATTGTCCATCGTTCGATCAACGGGGAGCGGCGCGGGTAGGCGCGTGCGATCTGGGCGCATTTGAGTATGGTGGAACGGCGCCGGTCAACCGGCTCGATCCGCCAACCCTCGTTGGGCTGAGCAGTAAGAATGGCGGTCCCCTTGTGCACCTATCGTTCAATCCGGTCGCCGGCGCAGTGTGGTACGAAGCCGAAGCGCAGCGAGACGATGGCGCCACGTGGGTGCTCACGGTCGCCAACAACACCATCCTCCTTGATCGCGGGCGCTATGCCGTCCGTCTTCGCGCCTGCAATGACCTCGTATGTAGTGCGTTTGGCAATAGTGTAAGCGTTGAAGTGACCACTGCGCCGTTCACATCATTCGCGCCTCTCGTCGCCAGGTAG
- a CDS encoding DUF72 domain-containing protein — MTLATDHPRFYLGCAVWAHASWSGVLFPRGSRSADYLRLYSRRLTTVEGNTTFYAIPSAETVQRWVDETPPSFRFCFKLPRDISHQGPLAGRRRETDAFVQRMAPLGERLGPFFLQLPPGYSPHQMNDLASWLSAWNPAYRLAVEVRHPEWYAPQGEAALMALLEEHGIGRVLMDVRPLDLGPLPGAEEDLRRARDNKPDVPLHPLRSASFALVRYIGHPDVARNDPLIDEWAARVRAWIAEGTMVFFFMHCPVERESPLLCRALQRRLDGTPGVPPLPWESARDDSEQLTLF; from the coding sequence ATGACCCTGGCTACGGATCACCCGCGGTTCTATCTCGGCTGCGCTGTCTGGGCGCACGCTTCGTGGTCTGGCGTTCTCTTCCCGCGCGGCAGCCGCAGCGCCGATTACCTGCGCCTGTATAGCCGCCGTCTGACGACTGTTGAAGGCAATACGACCTTCTATGCCATTCCGTCGGCTGAGACGGTGCAGCGATGGGTGGATGAGACGCCGCCCTCGTTCCGCTTCTGCTTCAAACTTCCGCGCGACATCAGCCATCAGGGACCACTGGCGGGACGGAGGCGCGAAACTGACGCCTTTGTGCAGCGCATGGCGCCGCTCGGCGAACGGCTGGGTCCGTTCTTTCTCCAGTTGCCGCCGGGTTATTCGCCGCATCAGATGAACGACCTGGCGTCATGGCTCTCAGCGTGGAACCCCGCGTATCGTCTGGCGGTCGAAGTGCGTCACCCGGAGTGGTATGCGCCGCAGGGAGAAGCGGCGCTGATGGCGCTGCTGGAGGAGCATGGCATCGGGCGGGTGCTCATGGATGTGCGCCCGCTCGACCTGGGACCACTGCCCGGTGCGGAGGAGGACCTGCGCCGCGCGCGCGACAATAAGCCGGATGTGCCGCTCCATCCGTTGCGTAGCGCCTCCTTCGCGCTGGTGCGGTACATTGGCCACCCGGACGTGGCGCGGAACGACCCGCTGATCGACGAATGGGCAGCGCGGGTGCGCGCGTGGATTGCCGAAGGCACGATGGTGTTTTTCTTCATGCACTGCCCGGTGGAACGCGAGTCGCCGCTGCTCTGCCGCGCACTGCAACGTCGTCTCGATGGAACGCCCGGTGTGCCGCCTCTGCCGTGGGAGAGCGCCAGAGATGATAGCGAGCAACTGACGCTGTTTTGA
- a CDS encoding heavy metal translocating P-type ATPase gives MQTQTRDHIFTVHGIDCAHCANTIEVSLVRLDGVEVCELNATTGRLRVRGAVEPDTVIAYVRSLGYEATPTDETGATSPSSDAPVSFVRFMWQRVETRLALVGAVLIVPGVVLHELLGWRTLWIDALAWAALVAAGLPIARSAWRSLVVSRTISINALMTIAAVGAVIIGAHVEAGLVMVLFAIGEAIEGFTAARARDAIRSLMTLAPETALRLRDGYETRVPVAELEVGDVIIVRPGERVPMDGVVRSGATHVDQAPITGESVPVVKTPGAHVYAGSINGEGVMEVVVTHPASENTISRMIRLVQEAQDRRAPVQRMIDRFAGWYTPAVVGIAALMATVPPLLFGQPFWNPSPDETGWFYRSLALLVVACPCALVISTPVSVVSALSAAARAGVLIKGGAALEALGGIRAVAFDKTGTLTTGKPTLVMVRSVDCREPEQNNDARCDACDTLLELACAVERRSEHPLAHAIVDAARRRGLSQTVPPAASVAALPGHGIIGEVEGRTVVIGSHRYFDETSPHPRSFCNRAEQDASVGRTPLMISVDGVFAGMLSVADTVRPESREAVALLREAGIEHIIMLTGDRRETAYAVAADVGVDDVRAEVLPAHKAETVENLRAAYGAVAMVGDGINDTPALASATVGIAIGAAHGGANQAMETADVTLMSNDLRRLPFVFALARAARRTIMLNVAFSIAVKVVFLAIVAAGWSTMWMAVFADMGTSLLVTLNGLRLLGFRPKTEAFS, from the coding sequence ATGCAGACACAGACACGCGATCACATCTTCACTGTTCACGGCATCGACTGTGCGCATTGTGCGAACACTATCGAGGTGAGCCTGGTTCGTCTCGATGGCGTCGAGGTGTGTGAACTGAATGCCACGACAGGACGGCTGCGCGTGCGCGGCGCTGTCGAACCTGATACAGTTATCGCGTATGTGCGTTCGTTGGGGTATGAAGCGACGCCGACTGACGAGACCGGTGCAACTTCGCCTTCTTCGGACGCGCCAGTGTCGTTTGTCCGATTTATGTGGCAGCGTGTCGAGACGCGCCTGGCATTGGTCGGCGCCGTGCTGATCGTTCCAGGTGTGGTGTTGCACGAACTCCTTGGCTGGCGCACTCTTTGGATCGACGCGCTGGCATGGGCTGCCCTGGTCGCTGCCGGGTTGCCGATTGCGCGCAGCGCCTGGCGATCACTGGTCGTCAGCCGAACTATCTCGATCAATGCTCTGATGACTATTGCAGCGGTCGGCGCCGTCATTATCGGCGCGCACGTCGAGGCAGGGCTGGTGATGGTGTTGTTTGCGATTGGCGAGGCGATTGAAGGGTTTACGGCAGCGCGCGCGCGGGACGCCATTCGTTCGCTCATGACCCTCGCGCCCGAAACGGCGCTGCGTCTGCGCGATGGATACGAGACGCGCGTGCCGGTTGCCGAACTGGAAGTCGGAGATGTGATCATTGTGCGCCCTGGTGAGCGTGTGCCGATGGATGGCGTGGTGCGCAGCGGCGCAACCCACGTCGATCAGGCGCCGATCACCGGTGAGAGCGTGCCGGTTGTCAAAACGCCGGGGGCACACGTGTATGCCGGGAGCATCAATGGCGAAGGTGTGATGGAGGTGGTCGTCACGCATCCGGCGAGTGAGAATACGATCAGTCGGATGATCCGCCTGGTGCAGGAGGCGCAGGACCGTCGCGCGCCGGTGCAGCGTATGATCGACCGCTTTGCAGGCTGGTATACGCCTGCGGTGGTTGGCATTGCTGCGCTGATGGCGACTGTGCCGCCATTACTGTTCGGGCAGCCGTTCTGGAACCCGTCGCCGGACGAAACCGGGTGGTTCTACCGCAGCCTGGCGTTGCTGGTTGTCGCCTGCCCCTGTGCGTTGGTGATCAGCACGCCGGTCAGCGTGGTCAGTGCGTTGAGCGCCGCCGCGCGCGCCGGTGTGCTGATCAAAGGCGGCGCGGCGCTCGAGGCGCTTGGTGGTATACGCGCGGTTGCGTTCGATAAAACGGGCACCCTGACGACCGGCAAGCCGACGCTTGTGATGGTGCGTTCGGTCGATTGCCGCGAACCGGAACAGAACAATGACGCGCGGTGTGACGCATGCGATACGCTGCTCGAACTCGCCTGTGCCGTTGAGCGGCGCTCGGAACATCCGCTGGCGCACGCCATTGTTGATGCAGCGCGTAGGCGAGGTCTCAGCCAGACCGTGCCGCCTGCCGCGTCGGTCGCTGCTCTGCCAGGGCACGGTATTATCGGCGAGGTTGAAGGGCGCACAGTGGTGATCGGCAGCCACCGCTATTTCGATGAAACATCACCCCACCCACGTTCCTTTTGCAACCGCGCAGAACAGGATGCCAGCGTCGGCAGGACGCCGCTGATGATCAGCGTCGATGGGGTTTTCGCCGGTATGTTGAGCGTCGCCGATACAGTGCGCCCCGAAAGCCGTGAGGCGGTGGCTCTACTCCGTGAGGCGGGGATCGAGCATATCATTATGCTGACCGGTGACCGCCGTGAGACGGCATATGCCGTCGCTGCCGACGTCGGTGTCGATGATGTGCGCGCTGAAGTGCTTCCTGCTCACAAAGCGGAGACGGTTGAGAATCTCCGCGCTGCCTATGGCGCTGTGGCGATGGTCGGCGATGGCATCAACGACACGCCTGCCCTGGCATCGGCGACGGTCGGAATTGCTATCGGTGCAGCGCACGGCGGCGCGAATCAGGCGATGGAGACCGCCGATGTGACGTTGATGAGCAACGATCTTCGTCGCCTGCCGTTCGTGTTCGCGCTGGCGCGCGCCGCGCGACGAACCATTATGCTCAATGTTGCATTCAGCATCGCCGTGAAAGTGGTGTTTCTGGCGATTGTCGCAGCAGGATGGAGCACCATGTGGATGGCGGTGTTCGCCGATATGGGAACGTCGCTGCTCGTGACGTTGAACGGTCTCCGGTTGCTTGGCTTCCGTCCCAAAACAGAAGCGTTTTCCTGA